One window of Paenibacillus sp. FSL K6-3182 genomic DNA carries:
- a CDS encoding GNAT family N-acetyltransferase — protein sequence MQLNNWSMDTITYDLSKEYSIRMAEPEEWGLYCSVYYNMQYNGFFREESYAASRRNSYWIYEGENKIGGVRMAPNVIYHLFFIPPFNDAFKILKLLKKIVIHWSDRSQPIKTFEVLPDQVQLFARAGFWADEFRCRWMQRPTDHFEVIWDDNLIIESPQIEENETGAKRFINEDDIAHCDYESFKGGFEAVRRKKFSLEDFMPNEDPNYSNDILVQASTLIYDKNSGQLIANCRLCLQDNMAAVYSIGVIPAHRGRGLATLMLQRALSMLKNKYSILRLYVMEGNDAESVYFNLGFVPGVQEIQNMYIPAQP from the coding sequence TGGATACCATTACTTATGATTTGTCGAAGGAATATTCTATTCGGATGGCGGAGCCAGAAGAATGGGGATTGTATTGTTCTGTATATTATAATATGCAATATAATGGTTTTTTTAGAGAAGAAAGCTATGCAGCATCGCGAAGAAATTCATATTGGATTTATGAGGGAGAGAATAAAATCGGTGGCGTAAGAATGGCGCCCAACGTAATCTACCATTTATTTTTTATTCCTCCTTTTAATGATGCATTCAAGATATTGAAGCTGCTTAAAAAAATAGTAATACATTGGTCTGACAGATCGCAGCCAATTAAGACTTTTGAGGTTCTTCCTGATCAAGTTCAATTATTTGCGAGGGCAGGCTTCTGGGCGGATGAATTCAGATGCCGTTGGATGCAGCGTCCTACAGATCATTTCGAAGTTATCTGGGATGATAATCTAATTATTGAAAGTCCCCAAATTGAAGAAAACGAGACGGGAGCTAAGCGATTCATCAATGAAGATGACATTGCTCATTGTGACTATGAAAGCTTTAAAGGCGGATTTGAAGCAGTAAGGAGAAAAAAGTTTTCTTTAGAAGATTTTATGCCAAATGAAGATCCTAATTATTCGAATGACATATTAGTTCAGGCCTCAACACTAATCTATGATAAGAACTCTGGTCAGCTCATTGCCAATTGTCGTCTTTGTCTACAAGATAACATGGCAGCAGTATATAGTATCGGTGTAATACCTGCTCATAGAGGAAGAGGGCTGGCTACACTTATGCTGCAAAGAGCGCTGAGTATGCTGAAAAATAAATATTCAATTCTACGATTGTATGTGATGGAAGGTAACGATGCAGAATCTGTTTATTTTAATCTCGGGTTCGTGCCCGGAGTACAGGAGATACAAAATATGTATATACCTGCGCAACCATAG